One Paraglaciecola mesophila genomic region harbors:
- the rsmI gene encoding 16S rRNA (cytidine(1402)-2'-O)-methyltransferase: MADFGSLFIVPTPIGNLEDITLRAIRTLKEVDLIAAEDTRHSQKLLQHFAISTRLISLHDHNESQRATQLIEKLQQGTNIALISDAGTPLISDPGYGLVNQCRANNVEVIPLPGPCAAITALSGAGLATDRFRFEGFLPAKQQAKAQVLESIERETATSVFYESPRRVADTLQAIVDVLGCERRVVLAKELSKAFETFYSGSAGEALQWLHADSNHQRGEFVLMVAGHKMDVNDIPEEALKLLKLLMAELPPKKAAAVVAQQYGLKKNTLYQMGLAFDQ; the protein is encoded by the coding sequence GTGGCAGATTTCGGAAGTTTGTTTATTGTTCCAACGCCGATTGGAAATTTAGAAGATATTACCCTACGGGCAATTCGAACTTTAAAAGAAGTGGATTTGATTGCCGCTGAAGACACGCGTCATAGCCAAAAGCTCTTGCAGCATTTTGCTATTTCAACGCGCTTAATTTCTTTGCATGACCACAATGAAAGCCAGCGGGCAACGCAGCTCATTGAAAAGCTGCAGCAAGGGACGAATATCGCACTAATTTCAGATGCGGGAACCCCGCTAATAAGTGATCCTGGGTACGGATTAGTGAATCAGTGTCGAGCGAATAACGTAGAGGTTATTCCATTGCCAGGCCCATGTGCCGCCATAACCGCCTTAAGCGGGGCGGGGCTGGCAACTGATAGATTTCGCTTTGAAGGCTTTTTGCCCGCAAAACAACAAGCCAAGGCTCAAGTACTTGAGTCTATCGAACGTGAAACAGCAACTAGCGTATTTTATGAGTCTCCACGAAGAGTCGCCGATACCTTGCAAGCTATCGTTGATGTACTAGGCTGTGAACGCCGGGTTGTGTTAGCCAAGGAGTTGAGTAAGGCGTTTGAGACTTTTTACTCAGGCAGCGCAGGTGAGGCACTTCAATGGCTCCATGCAGATTCGAATCATCAGCGCGGAGAGTTCGTGTTAATGGTTGCTGGACATAAAATGGATGTTAATGATATTCCAGAAGAGGCATTGAAGTTGCTTAAACTCTTGATGGCCGAACTGCCTCCTAAGAAAGCCGCTGCAGTTGTTGCTCAGCAATATGGCCTGAAAAAGAATACGCTATATCAAATGGGTCTAGCGTTTGATCAGTAA
- a CDS encoding 2OG-Fe(II) oxygenase, protein MQTHDAGCLDEQVIAHICEQLTITGYCVVQDFLPQLVINALYLEACSDQRLNFKQAAIGREQLQQVNTNVRSDSIAWITGQSESQGLFLKLMENLRIEINRRLFLGLFDYESHYAHYGPGDFYKRHVDAFKGSSNRLLSSVVYLNADWTEADQGELLMFHDEEVSPFLIVEPIFNQCVIFLSEQFPHEVRAAKRDRYSIAGWFRTNNSIGGQIDPPR, encoded by the coding sequence ATGCAAACACACGATGCAGGCTGCTTAGACGAGCAGGTGATCGCGCATATCTGTGAACAACTCACGATCACTGGTTATTGTGTCGTTCAAGATTTTTTACCTCAATTAGTGATAAATGCCCTATACCTTGAGGCATGCAGTGACCAGCGTCTCAATTTCAAACAAGCGGCTATTGGGAGAGAGCAACTTCAACAAGTGAATACCAATGTACGTAGTGACAGCATTGCATGGATAACCGGTCAAAGTGAATCTCAAGGCTTGTTTTTGAAACTTATGGAAAATTTGCGCATAGAAATTAATCGTCGATTATTTCTCGGCCTATTCGATTACGAAAGTCATTATGCGCATTATGGCCCCGGGGATTTTTACAAACGTCACGTGGATGCCTTTAAAGGAAGCAGCAATCGCTTACTCAGTAGTGTTGTTTATTTAAATGCGGATTGGACCGAAGCTGATCAAGGTGAGTTACTCATGTTTCATGATGAAGAAGTATCACCATTTTTGATAGTAGAGCCTATTTTCAACCAATGTGTCATTTTTTTGAGTGAACAATTTCCCCATGAAGTCCGCGCGGCTAAACGGGATCGCTACAGTATCGCTGGTTGGTTTCGAACGAATAACAGTATTGGTGGGCAAATCGATCCCCCGCGTTAG
- a CDS encoding alpha/beta hydrolase family protein: MKMNINSKTLVAFISVAMSITASATAAPTPEQLYTKQLPITPELALPGQYTVGVKTLDVVHEKQLNTQDFTSQVDRPLTLEVWYPAQSQAATTQQASYENVTRLHKPFSLEGTAHRDAQPKSDGAYPLVVLSHGYTGYRTIMYYLGEHLASHGYVVVGIDHTDSTTQDVDFVNAGFSGFPSTLINRARDQQFVLDYFSQDNSDIAHITNTNDAAVIGYSMGGYGAINTIGACYDFHQQGLQRLGFPEDAARQLMPVFNSCAAGRESVDPRWKAMIAYAPWGGETSVHSAKSMNEITVPSLYVAGDQDDVSGYEKGVKKLFEQTGSENKYLMVYENARHNIAPHPAPKVAYETDADLGHYIEPSWNNEQLNRINEHMSLAFLDCFVKKDDGKCAYLPQRDNATQVKDADGKLTKAWPGFADRWATGIRFYRGENAK; this comes from the coding sequence ATGAAAATGAACATCAACAGTAAAACACTCGTTGCATTCATCAGCGTCGCAATGAGTATTACTGCAAGTGCTACCGCCGCGCCAACCCCAGAACAGTTATACACCAAACAACTACCCATAACCCCAGAGTTAGCATTGCCAGGGCAGTACACAGTTGGTGTGAAAACCCTTGACGTTGTGCATGAAAAACAACTTAATACTCAGGATTTCACCTCACAGGTTGATCGTCCCTTAACATTAGAAGTGTGGTATCCGGCACAATCTCAAGCGGCTACAACACAACAGGCTAGCTATGAAAATGTCACTCGGCTACACAAGCCTTTTAGCCTTGAGGGAACGGCGCATAGAGATGCCCAACCGAAAAGTGACGGGGCGTATCCGCTTGTGGTGTTATCTCATGGTTATACGGGCTATCGTACGATTATGTACTATCTTGGTGAACACTTAGCCAGCCATGGTTATGTGGTTGTTGGCATTGATCATACTGACTCAACAACCCAAGATGTTGACTTTGTGAACGCTGGCTTTTCTGGGTTTCCGAGTACGCTAATTAACCGTGCACGGGATCAGCAATTCGTGCTCGACTATTTTAGCCAAGATAATTCCGATATTGCTCACATTACCAATACTAATGATGCCGCCGTGATTGGATATTCTATGGGCGGCTATGGGGCAATAAACACCATTGGTGCCTGTTACGACTTTCACCAACAGGGCTTGCAGCGTTTAGGTTTTCCGGAGGATGCAGCCAGACAATTGATGCCTGTGTTTAATAGCTGTGCCGCTGGCAGAGAGTCTGTTGATCCACGTTGGAAAGCCATGATTGCCTATGCTCCTTGGGGCGGCGAAACATCAGTGCACAGTGCGAAATCGATGAATGAAATAACGGTTCCTAGCTTGTATGTAGCAGGGGACCAAGATGATGTGTCTGGTTATGAAAAAGGCGTTAAAAAGCTATTTGAACAAACCGGCAGCGAAAATAAATATTTAATGGTCTATGAAAATGCACGTCATAATATCGCGCCTCACCCAGCGCCAAAAGTCGCTTACGAAACTGACGCGGATTTAGGTCACTACATTGAACCAAGTTGGAATAACGAGCAGCTTAATCGGATAAATGAGCACATGAGTTTGGCGTTTTTAGATTGCTTCGTGAAAAAAGATGACGGCAAATGCGCTTACCTCCCTCAGCGTGACAATGCTACTCAGGTAAAAGATGCCGACGGCAAGCTGACGAAGGCATGGCCAGGGTTTGCAGACAGATGGGCTACAGGTATTCGTTTTTATCGAGGGGAAAACGCCAAGTAG
- a CDS encoding dipeptidase, with translation MKTLHKTALFIACTLAFSSSVHGAYQASEEATQLTQDTILIDSHIDVPYRVNEQWVDVTKATEDGDFDYPRAKAGGLNAPFMSIYVPASLDDSDESTALAHKLIDYVEAIVGRAPDKFAIAKSVADVKSQFEQGLISLPMGMENGSPIQGDLDNLKTFYERGIRYITLAHSQSNHIADSSYDIRRKWKGLSPFGKTLVTEMNNIGIMVDISHVSDQAFYQAIDISKVPVIASHSSLRKFTPGFERNMDDDMIKALGENGGVIQINFGSTFVSKLSQNWRNQMTAKRKALVDKEGEDSPLVAAFDEEYIAKNPFPFANVDTVLDHIDHVVKLIGIDHVGIGSDYDGVGDSLPEGLKDVSTYPNLVQGLMDRDYSEADIKKILSGNFLRVWQAVEDYAAKH, from the coding sequence ATGAAAACCTTACACAAAACTGCATTATTCATTGCCTGTACGCTGGCTTTTTCCAGTTCGGTGCACGGAGCTTATCAAGCCTCTGAAGAAGCAACTCAGCTAACTCAAGACACGATACTCATCGATTCACACATTGATGTTCCCTATCGCGTCAACGAGCAATGGGTAGACGTCACTAAAGCCACCGAAGACGGTGATTTTGACTACCCGCGGGCAAAGGCAGGTGGCTTAAATGCCCCTTTTATGTCTATTTATGTGCCGGCAAGCTTAGATGATTCAGATGAGTCCACGGCCTTGGCCCACAAATTAATTGATTATGTTGAAGCGATTGTTGGCCGAGCGCCAGATAAGTTTGCCATAGCCAAAAGCGTAGCGGATGTTAAAAGCCAGTTTGAACAAGGCTTGATTTCACTACCTATGGGCATGGAAAATGGATCTCCTATTCAAGGTGATTTAGACAATCTGAAGACATTCTATGAGCGGGGGATTCGTTATATCACCCTTGCCCACTCACAAAGTAACCATATTGCCGATTCGTCCTACGATATACGCCGTAAATGGAAAGGATTAAGTCCGTTCGGTAAAACCCTTGTCACCGAAATGAACAATATCGGCATTATGGTAGATATTTCTCATGTATCAGATCAGGCATTTTATCAAGCTATCGACATTAGCAAGGTGCCTGTTATTGCTTCTCACTCATCATTGCGCAAATTCACACCGGGTTTTGAGCGCAACATGGACGACGACATGATCAAAGCTCTAGGTGAAAATGGCGGGGTGATACAAATCAATTTCGGCTCAACGTTTGTGAGCAAACTTTCGCAGAATTGGCGCAACCAAATGACAGCCAAGCGCAAGGCATTGGTGGATAAAGAAGGCGAGGACAGCCCCCTTGTCGCCGCGTTTGATGAAGAATACATTGCAAAAAATCCCTTTCCCTTTGCAAATGTAGATACTGTCCTTGATCACATTGACCACGTAGTAAAACTAATTGGAATTGACCATGTGGGCATTGGTTCTGATTATGACGGTGTGGGTGACTCACTACCAGAAGGCCTAAAGGACGTATCCACCTATCCGAATTTAGTACAAGGTTTGATGGATCGTGATTATTCAGAAGCTGACATTAAAAAAATATTAAGTGGTAACTTTTTACGTGTTTGGCAAGCCGTTGAAGACTACGCCGCGAAGCATTAA